A segment of the Candidatus Doudnabacteria bacterium genome:
AGTGTCAAAAGAAATGTCATCAGTGCTAAATTCTCCTTTTTTTGGCTTGATATAGATAGAGAGCTGGTCCGAATTTTTCTTATAGCTCAATTCCGACATCTGGGTTCTGTTCGTGGCAACATTTATGACCAAGCTTTTGGTAAGATCGATCCGGGTTATCACTTCGGAATAATCGGGCAAAAAATCAAACCGGGAAGATACTTCCGTAAAGCTTAACAGAGTGACTTCTTTTTCCAATTTTTTCAGAAACGCCCGCAAAGCCAAAGAAGCCGATAAACCATCGCCGCTTGAGCCTGCGGCAATGATCAGAATGTTTTTGGCCTGGGAAATTTTGGCAATAATTTGCTGGGGTAGATCCATATATTTATCAAATCATAATACTATATCAGATTCGGCAAACTTGGTCAACCGCCTATCTGCCCGCTGGCCTTACTCTCGACCGATTTTTGGCTTAAATGCTAGAATAGCTTATGACTGCGTACAAGAATCTAGATTTGAACCAGGTAAAAAAACTGGCAAGAGAACTGGCACGACAATTGCGCGGACGGCCCCGCATTGGTTGGTTTAACCGGTCCACTGGGCAGCGGCAAAACCACGTTCATCAAAGCCTTTGCCAAAAGCCTCGGCGTCAAACATGTGACCAGCCCGACGTTTGTGGTCACGCACGAATATCCAGTTGCGCAAGGTATTTTTTATCATATAGACTTTTATCGGCTGAAAAAACAAACCGAACTGCACCCGCTGGGGCTTTCCGATATGATCAAAAACAAAAATTTGGTATTGATCGAATGGGCGGACCGTTTCCCGCAAATATACAGGCAATGTGATATACTGATTAACTTAAAAGTTAAAAAAGACAACAAACGTGATGTCAGCATTAAAATCGGCTAAATTAATTTTCATAAGCCTGCTGCTGTTTTTGCCGGCGGTTTTAGCGCATGCCAAAACGTTGACGTTTCAAGATAAACACTGGGAAGTGCCGGCGGATCAAGCTCAATTAGTGAACCAGGGTTTTGTCCGCAATGACTTTGATCTGCCGGATGTGGCCCAAGCCGCACTCTTCGGTAATGCCGTAAAACAATCGACCCGATTACTGGATGAAACTTCCGTCAACGATATTGAGCAGATAGAACAAGAAGTTGACCAGCAGGCGCATCAGGCGGTGCTTGAAATTACAGATAGTGTAGCTACTAAGTTTGATCCGGGCCAGAACGGGCAGGTCATAGATCTATATGCTTTGCGCGCCCTTTTGACATCAGATATGATCTTGATCGACCTGCCGGTTGTGGAAACTTCCGGAAAGGGCTCCCTGGCTGACACCAATGATCTGGGGATCAAGGAGCTGGTCGCAACGGGTGAGTCAAACTTTGCAGGCTCTCCAAGCAATCGCATCCACAACATTAAAGTGGGTGCCGATAAGTTCAACGGTCTGATAATCTCGCCCGGGCAGGAATTTTCCTTCGATAAATATCTTGGAGATGTGGATGACGTCCACGGTTTTTTGCCGGAGCTGGTGATCAAGCCTGAAGGCGTGCTCCCCGAATTTGGCGGCGGCTTGTGCCAGGTTTCGACTACAACTTTTCGGGCTGCCATGAATGCGGGTCTGCCGGTCACTGCACGCAGAAACCATTCATTTGCCGTGCAGTACTATGCGCCGCAGGGAACAGATGCCACAATTTATCCCGGCTCAGCTGACCTGAAATTCGTGAACAACCTGCCCAGTTCCCTGCTGATCCGGACCCGAGTGGAGGGGAAAAAATTATACTTTGATTTTTTTGGCACGAAAGACGACCGGGTAGTGGCTTTTGACGGCCCAACCGTATACGATAAAAAACCGGATGGGTCCATGAAAGCCGATTGGACCAGGCATGTCACTCTAAATGGCCAGACCACGAATCAGACTTTCAAAAGCACTTATTTGCCGCCTGCGCTTTTCACCATGATTCTGTCGTTGCTCCCGCAACGCCAAATCCGCAAGTAGCAGGTCAACAATTAACCCACTAATAACTATGTATCTACCTAGCAAAACAATACTTGACCGTTATGCCAAAGTGCTGGTCCGCTTCGCGCTCGGTAGCGGCAAGGGGATAAAAAAAGGAGAGGTCGTCAGGGTCAGCGCCAACGAATCGGCAAAGCCGCTGTTTTTGGCAGTCTGCAACGCGGTCGTGGATGCTGGAGGCCACGTCATCTCTCATTATTCCCCGGATGACGAGCAGGGCGACAAACGACGTAATGAGAGTTTTACCCGCTATTTTTACGAACAAGCGGAACAACACCAATTGGATTT
Coding sequences within it:
- the tsaE gene encoding tRNA (adenosine(37)-N6)-threonylcarbamoyltransferase complex ATPase subunit type 1 TsaE, translating into MVGLTGPLGSGKTTFIKAFAKSLGVKHVTSPTFVVTHEYPVAQGIFYHIDFYRLKKQTELHPLGLSDMIKNKNLVLIEWADRFPQIYRQCDILINLKVKKDNKRDVSIKIG
- a CDS encoding VanW family protein; amino-acid sequence: MSALKSAKLIFISLLLFLPAVLAHAKTLTFQDKHWEVPADQAQLVNQGFVRNDFDLPDVAQAALFGNAVKQSTRLLDETSVNDIEQIEQEVDQQAHQAVLEITDSVATKFDPGQNGQVIDLYALRALLTSDMILIDLPVVETSGKGSLADTNDLGIKELVATGESNFAGSPSNRIHNIKVGADKFNGLIISPGQEFSFDKYLGDVDDVHGFLPELVIKPEGVLPEFGGGLCQVSTTTFRAAMNAGLPVTARRNHSFAVQYYAPQGTDATIYPGSADLKFVNNLPSSLLIRTRVEGKKLYFDFFGTKDDRVVAFDGPTVYDKKPDGSMKADWTRHVTLNGQTTNQTFKSTYLPPALFTMILSLLPQRQIRK
- a CDS encoding aminopeptidase codes for the protein MYLPSKTILDRYAKVLVRFALGSGKGIKKGEVVRVSANESAKPLFLAVCNAVVDAGGHVISHYSPDDEQGDKRRNESFTRYFYEQAEQHQLDFFPDKYLKGLVNQMDHSIFLLSTIDPHALRGVDPKKNHAPGRGAEAFHGLAA